From one Nilaparvata lugens isolate BPH chromosome 2, ASM1435652v1, whole genome shotgun sequence genomic stretch:
- the LOC111057839 gene encoding chromodomain Y-like protein isoform X1, whose protein sequence is MARIGKKRKSEPAEASGESVENGSPATEDSKADGVEVKTETVESKTSEPKAKKAKKSTSINGKLKKRTASDPERKSSRVPPKREVFESEVSEPKKRKKSKPSKDYEVEKLIKSRVFKGKTEYLVRWKGYSPRSDSWEPAKNLSCDALIEKLSDEPAPKKKKTSIKPKKSPKKKKKEVVAKKAK, encoded by the exons ATGGCAAGAATTGGCAAGAAGAGGAAGAGTGAACCAGCGGAAGCGTCGGGAGAAAGTGTG GAGAATGGGTCGCCTGCAACCGAAGACTCTAAAGCTGATGGCGTTGAAGTCAAG ACTGAAACCGTAGAATCCAAAACATCAGAGCCCAAGGCCAAGAAGGCCAAAAAATCCACCTCAATCAATGGCAAG CTAAAAAAGAGAACAGCTTCGGATCCAGAAAGGAAGTCTTCTCGAGTTCCTCCAAAAAGAGAGGTCTTCGAGTCGGAG gTCAGCGAAccaaagaaaaggaagaagtcAAAGCCTTCGAAGGATTATGAG GTTGAGAAGCTGATAAAATCAAGAGTGTTCAAGGGTAAAACCGAGTATCTTGTGAGATGGAAAGGTTACAGCCCAAGAAGTGATTCTTGGGAACCCGCCAAAAATCTGTCCTGCGACGCTCTCATTGAAAAGCTTTCCGAC GAACCTGCtccaaaaaagaagaagacttCGATCAAGCCCAAGAAGTCTcccaagaagaagaagaaggaggttgtGGCCAAGAAGGCCAAGTAA